CGATAAAGCGGGTTTTGGCCGCCCTCAAATCCCGGACGTACACCGCCGCCGGAACGAGCATTTTGACCTTTATGACCGCGGGTTGCCGTTTTACCCATACCGCTACCGGTACCGCGACCTACGCGCTTACGGGTTTTACGGGAACCTGGAGCAGAAGAAAGTTCATGTAATTTCATCGTTGCACCTCCTCTAAAACTTATTGTATATCAAACTTAAGCTTCGACTTCTTTCACTTCGATCAAATGGTTCACTTGATTCAACATGCCGCGGATCGCTGCATTGTCGGCATGAACGACCGATTGATGAAGCTTACGCAATCCAAGAGCTGCCACCGTTTTGCGTTGTGCTTCCGGGCGACCAATAAGGCTGCGCTTGAGTGTAACTTGCAATTGCTTAGCCATGGTATCCCTCCTAACCTAACAATTCTTCAACGGTTTTACCGCGAAGCTTGGCAACATCTTCGGCTTTCTTCAAGCGGGAAAGTCCTTCGAGCGTTGCATTTACCATATTGATGGAGTTGGAAGAACCGAGCGATT
The window above is part of the Paenibacillus hamazuiensis genome. Proteins encoded here:
- the rpmD gene encoding 50S ribosomal protein L30, whose amino-acid sequence is MAKQLQVTLKRSLIGRPEAQRKTVAALGLRKLHQSVVHADNAAIRGMLNQVNHLIEVKEVEA